In the Alkaliphilus flagellatus genome, one interval contains:
- a CDS encoding NCS2 family permease, with protein MSVKMSEDTGFLERTFKLNEHKTNVKTEIIAGITTFMTMAYILIVNPLILSDAGMDFGAVFTATALASVVATLIMAFYANLPFALAPGMGLNAYFAYTVVLGMGYSWEFALTAVLLEGLIFILLSFFNVREAIIDSIPINLKHAVSVGIGLFIAFIGLANAGIVDSAKFITLEGKLDGLIVGLGDLTQAAPLLAIIGIVITGLLLAKGVKGALLLGILITTVIGIPMGVTSLPEQMKFISLPPSLSPIFFKFDFSQIFSLNMLIVLFSFLFVDIFDTIGTLVGVSSKADMLDKDGKVPNAKQALFADAVGTTVGACLGTSTVTTYVESAAGVAEGGRTGLTALSAAGMFALSLLLSPLFIMIPSAATAPALVIVGLFMMSPIKKIDLDDFTEAIPAFLTIVMMPLAYSIAEGIVFGMVSYVVLKVLTGKGNKVSPVMYVLALLFVLKFII; from the coding sequence ATGAGTGTGAAAATGAGTGAGGACACTGGTTTTTTAGAAAGGACCTTTAAGTTAAATGAACACAAAACCAATGTAAAAACAGAAATTATTGCAGGTATTACAACATTTATGACGATGGCATATATTTTAATTGTAAATCCATTGATTTTATCTGATGCAGGAATGGATTTTGGAGCGGTGTTTACTGCAACAGCATTAGCTTCTGTAGTAGCTACATTAATAATGGCTTTCTATGCCAATCTTCCATTCGCTCTAGCGCCTGGTATGGGGTTAAATGCGTACTTTGCCTATACTGTGGTATTAGGAATGGGATATTCCTGGGAATTTGCTCTAACAGCTGTATTGCTTGAAGGCTTAATATTTATACTTCTTTCATTTTTTAATGTAAGAGAAGCCATAATCGATAGTATACCTATTAATTTAAAACATGCAGTTTCTGTAGGTATTGGATTATTTATTGCTTTTATCGGCCTTGCAAATGCAGGAATCGTTGATTCTGCTAAGTTTATAACTCTAGAAGGTAAGTTGGATGGACTAATCGTAGGTCTTGGTGACTTAACACAGGCAGCTCCACTATTGGCTATTATCGGTATTGTTATTACTGGATTATTGTTGGCAAAAGGAGTTAAAGGTGCATTACTTCTTGGTATTTTAATTACTACGGTAATTGGAATTCCTATGGGAGTAACATCATTACCAGAACAAATGAAATTTATAAGCTTACCACCTTCATTATCACCGATTTTCTTTAAGTTTGATTTTTCGCAAATATTCTCTCTAAATATGTTAATAGTTCTATTTTCATTTTTATTTGTAGATATATTCGATACTATTGGAACATTAGTAGGGGTATCTTCTAAGGCAGATATGTTAGATAAAGACGGCAAAGTTCCAAATGCAAAGCAAGCTTTATTTGCAGACGCTGTAGGTACAACAGTAGGTGCCTGTTTAGGAACAAGTACAGTAACGACCTATGTTGAAAGTGCTGCAGGAGTTGCAGAAGGTGGAAGAACAGGATTAACTGCTCTATCAGCAGCAGGAATGTTTGCTCTATCACTATTACTTTCACCATTATTTATTATGATTCCAAGTGCAGCTACAGCTCCGGCCTTAGTAATAGTAGGATTATTTATGATGTCTCCTATTAAAAAGATAGATTTAGATGATTTTACAGAAGCAATTCCAGCATTCTTAACTATTGTAATGATGCCTTTAGCATACAGCATAGCAGAAGGTATAGTATTTGGTATGGTTTCCTATGTGGTGCTTAAGGTTTTAACTGGTAAAGGAAACAAAGTTTCTCCTGTTATGTATGTGTTAGCTCTATTATTTGTACTTAAGTTTATAATCTAA
- a CDS encoding 5'-deoxyadenosine deaminase produces the protein MSKLLIKNGTIVTMNKGREILKGDILIEGDEIKEVGGSLTIEADHTIDATGRVVIPGLIQSHIHLTQTLYRGQADDMELMDWLKKRVWPLEGSHTSESNHISAKLGIAELIKGGNTSIIDMESVHHTEAAIEAIYESGIRAITGKCMMDYGAGVPKVLMESTEDSIKVSIRILKKWHGKGNGRIQYAFAPRFVVSCTEELLIKVRDLAKEYNVGVHTHASENRGEIEIVQKDRGMRNITYLHKLGLTGPNLILAHCIWLDDEEMKILAETGTHIVHCPNSNMKLASGIAKIPELMEMGVNVGIGIDGAPCNNNLDMFKEMSSAALIQKARLLSPTVMPANKVFEMATLNGAKALGMEDKVGSLEVGKKADLAIVNLDNLHSTPSVEVDVISQLVYSAKASDVETTIIDGKVVMENRELVTLNEKYIKAEANRLIKQQIDLAGVKK, from the coding sequence ATGAGTAAATTGTTAATTAAAAATGGTACTATTGTAACCATGAACAAGGGAAGAGAAATACTAAAGGGAGATATTTTAATTGAGGGGGATGAAATTAAAGAAGTAGGTGGTAGTCTAACAATAGAAGCAGACCATACCATAGATGCCACAGGAAGGGTAGTAATACCAGGGCTTATACAAAGTCATATACACCTTACACAAACTTTATATCGTGGTCAGGCTGACGATATGGAACTAATGGATTGGCTTAAGAAAAGGGTATGGCCTCTAGAGGGTTCCCACACATCAGAGTCTAACCACATATCTGCAAAGCTTGGGATAGCAGAGTTAATTAAAGGTGGAAACACATCAATAATAGATATGGAATCCGTACATCATACAGAAGCAGCAATAGAAGCCATATATGAAAGTGGAATAAGGGCTATTACAGGGAAATGCATGATGGACTATGGTGCAGGAGTACCAAAGGTATTGATGGAAAGTACAGAGGATTCTATAAAAGTAAGTATTAGAATACTTAAGAAGTGGCATGGCAAAGGAAACGGTAGAATACAATATGCCTTTGCACCACGATTTGTAGTTTCCTGTACCGAGGAACTTTTAATAAAGGTTAGGGATTTGGCAAAGGAATACAATGTTGGTGTACATACACATGCTTCAGAAAACAGAGGGGAAATAGAGATTGTTCAAAAAGATCGTGGAATGAGGAACATTACTTATTTACACAAATTAGGTTTAACAGGTCCAAATCTTATTTTAGCCCACTGCATATGGTTAGATGATGAAGAAATGAAAATATTAGCTGAAACTGGAACTCATATAGTCCATTGTCCGAACTCTAATATGAAGTTAGCATCGGGAATTGCTAAAATCCCAGAGCTTATGGAAATGGGAGTAAATGTTGGAATTGGAATAGATGGTGCACCTTGTAACAATAATTTAGACATGTTTAAAGAAATGAGTTCTGCTGCTCTTATCCAAAAAGCTAGACTATTAAGCCCTACAGTAATGCCTGCAAACAAGGTATTTGAAATGGCTACGCTAAATGGTGCTAAAGCATTGGGTATGGAAGATAAAGTTGGTAGTTTAGAAGTTGGTAAAAAGGCAGACCTTGCTATAGTTAATCTAGATAATTTACATTCAACACCAAGTGTGGAGGTAGATGTTATTTCTCAGCTTGTATACTCTGCTAAGGCGTCGGACGTAGAAACCACTATTATTGACGGTAAGGTTGTTATGGAAAATAGAGAACTAGTAACTTTAAATGAAAAGTATATAAAAGCAGAAGCAAATAGACTTATTAAACAGCAGATTGATTTAGCTGGGGTTAAAAAGTAA
- a CDS encoding FAD binding domain-containing protein, translating to MIEKVVKCKELDDVLDILMEYKNDARLIAGGTDIIIQLRQGRLSPKILIDISSIEELKYIEEKDGFIEIGGATTFQEIQRSSYFSGNMKGLSKAASMVGSPQIRSTATVGGNICNGSPAADIVPPLLALDSVAIIKSRKGTREVQLENFFIGKGKVDIGHDEILTSVRFKALENRSGLSFSKLGLRKALAISRICTSIMLQLDEDQNCSSIKIANGSLGEYGIREKDVEEFYINNKINEKTIEEGLELIRRSIYKRLHGRSSLPYKIEAVDGTFTDAIKNAMEEAMKENLALCAN from the coding sequence TTGATAGAAAAGGTTGTAAAATGCAAAGAGTTAGATGATGTATTAGACATACTTATGGAATATAAAAATGATGCAAGGCTTATTGCAGGGGGAACGGATATTATTATACAACTTAGACAAGGCAGGCTATCACCTAAAATATTAATTGATATTTCAAGTATAGAAGAGCTTAAATATATAGAAGAAAAAGATGGATTTATAGAAATTGGTGGAGCTACCACCTTTCAAGAAATTCAAAGAAGTTCCTACTTTAGTGGGAATATGAAAGGACTTTCAAAGGCAGCAAGTATGGTAGGTTCTCCACAAATAAGAAGTACAGCCACTGTAGGGGGTAATATTTGTAACGGTTCCCCTGCTGCGGATATTGTTCCCCCATTATTAGCACTAGATTCAGTAGCGATAATTAAAAGTAGAAAAGGGACTAGAGAAGTTCAGTTAGAAAACTTTTTCATAGGTAAAGGAAAGGTAGATATAGGCCACGATGAGATTCTTACATCTGTAAGGTTTAAAGCTTTAGAAAATAGGAGTGGACTTAGCTTTAGCAAGTTAGGACTTAGAAAGGCTCTAGCTATCTCTAGAATATGTACCTCAATTATGCTCCAGTTAGATGAAGATCAAAACTGTAGCAGTATTAAAATAGCAAATGGATCTTTGGGAGAATACGGGATTAGAGAAAAAGACGTCGAGGAATTTTATATTAATAATAAAATAAATGAAAAGACAATAGAAGAAGGTTTAGAACTAATTAGAAGGTCTATATATAAGCGTTTACATGGAAGATCAAGTCTTCCATATAAAATTGAAGCAGTAGATGGAACCTTTACAGATGCTATTAAAAATGCTATGGAAGAAGCCATGAAAGAAAATTTGGCCCTATGTGCCAACTAG
- a CDS encoding (2Fe-2S)-binding protein codes for MKEITLNVNGIDHIIKIDEEDRLIDVLREGLKFTGTKEGCGEGECGACTVIMDGVTVNSCMVMAFQAEGKKIITIEGLGTDEEIDPIQQAFLEEGAVQCGFCIPGMVLSAKVVLDNNPSPSREEIRESISGNLCRCTGYNKIVDAIERAGKLLRGENL; via the coding sequence GTGAAGGAGATCACATTAAATGTTAATGGAATAGATCATATAATAAAAATAGATGAGGAAGATAGACTTATTGATGTATTGAGAGAAGGACTAAAATTTACAGGAACTAAGGAAGGCTGTGGAGAGGGAGAGTGCGGAGCCTGTACAGTAATTATGGATGGCGTAACTGTTAATTCATGTATGGTTATGGCATTTCAAGCAGAGGGTAAAAAAATAATTACTATTGAAGGACTTGGAACAGATGAGGAGATAGATCCTATACAACAGGCCTTTTTAGAAGAGGGAGCTGTACAATGCGGATTTTGTATTCCAGGAATGGTACTTTCTGCTAAGGTTGTACTAGACAATAATCCTTCCCCTAGCAGAGAAGAAATAAGAGAATCCATTTCAGGTAATCTTTGTCGATGTACAGGATATAACAAGATTGTAGATGCTATAGAAAGGGCAGGAAAGCTTTTGAGGGGTGAAAATCTATGA
- a CDS encoding xanthine dehydrogenase family protein molybdopterin-binding subunit has product MKELEVIGKSIIRVDGLSKVRGSAIYPEDITMDDMLYGKTLRSIKPHAYIKVDTSTAEKVDGVIKILTAKDVPFNSHGVLYKDHEVFCSKKVRRIGDPIAFVVAKNKRIAETAVRKIEVEYEEIEGVFDPIEAMKKDAPKVHDGGNVVHHCKIRKGNVEEAFKNCAVIIEEEYKTSMVDHAFLQPEAGIAYVDEDGKIVVCAATQYPHFDQEEIAEALCLQKEDVKVINPAVGGAFGGREDITLQIHIALAAKLLRKPIKTVYSREESFTAHCKRHPMIMNYKTGADKEGMLIAMQAEIIADTGAYASWVNNVVRKAVTHATGPYEIPNVKIDGYGVYTNNPFAGAMRGFGAAQVPIAHELQMDRLAEKLSIDPIRIRIKNGFRVGSTTSTGQVLNESVPLINCIEAVAKSLNLLGEE; this is encoded by the coding sequence ATGAAAGAACTTGAAGTAATAGGAAAAAGTATAATTAGAGTAGATGGACTTTCAAAGGTAAGGGGAAGTGCTATTTATCCTGAAGATATAACCATGGATGATATGCTCTATGGAAAAACTCTACGCTCAATCAAGCCTCATGCCTATATAAAAGTAGATACAAGCACAGCAGAAAAAGTAGACGGAGTAATAAAGATACTTACTGCAAAAGATGTTCCTTTTAATAGTCACGGGGTACTATACAAGGACCATGAAGTGTTTTGTAGTAAAAAAGTAAGACGAATAGGGGATCCTATTGCATTTGTTGTCGCAAAGAATAAGAGAATTGCAGAAACGGCAGTTAGAAAAATAGAAGTTGAATATGAGGAGATAGAGGGAGTATTTGATCCGATAGAGGCAATGAAGAAGGATGCTCCAAAGGTTCATGATGGGGGTAATGTTGTACACCACTGTAAAATTAGAAAGGGAAATGTAGAGGAAGCTTTTAAGAATTGTGCGGTAATTATAGAAGAGGAATATAAAACATCTATGGTGGATCATGCTTTTTTACAGCCAGAGGCAGGTATAGCATATGTAGATGAAGATGGAAAGATTGTAGTTTGTGCTGCTACCCAATATCCTCATTTTGACCAAGAAGAAATAGCAGAGGCTCTATGTTTACAAAAAGAGGATGTAAAAGTTATCAATCCAGCAGTAGGAGGTGCCTTTGGAGGCAGGGAGGATATTACTTTACAAATCCATATTGCTCTTGCGGCGAAATTACTTAGAAAGCCGATAAAGACAGTATATTCAAGAGAGGAATCATTTACAGCTCATTGTAAGCGTCATCCTATGATAATGAATTATAAAACAGGAGCGGATAAGGAAGGAATGTTAATTGCAATGCAGGCGGAAATAATTGCAGATACTGGTGCCTATGCATCTTGGGTAAATAATGTTGTTAGGAAGGCAGTAACCCACGCCACTGGCCCTTATGAAATACCAAATGTAAAAATAGATGGATATGGGGTATACACAAATAACCCATTTGCAGGAGCCATGAGGGGGTTTGGGGCAGCTCAAGTACCAATTGCCCACGAACTACAAATGGATAGATTAGCAGAAAAATTAAGCATAGATCCTATTAGAATTAGGATTAAAAATGGTTTTCGTGTAGGCTCAACAACATCTACAGGTCAAGTTTTAAACGAAAGTGTACCCCTAATAAATTGCATAGAAGCAGTGGCAAAGTCACTAAATCTTTTGGGGGAGGAGTAA
- a CDS encoding xanthine dehydrogenase family protein molybdopterin-binding subunit — protein sequence MKKRGIGIGTIMYGTGYGNGFPDVSKAVAELCIDGRVAIYVGATEVGQGAKTIMSQIPAEILGLSVENIIFTCEDSSITPDAGTAAASRQTYNTGNAIKIAAESLKEAILINSKEKLGLNTTIGMELKDGRVFVSSFPTKSISLKELAQSLDGNPLKREGKFIAQTTQIDVETGQGAPYWPYTFSAYGVEVEVDTKTGIVEIIKAVCAQDVGRAINPKLIEGQMDGGFAMGLGYGIFEDLNLRKGEIKHDRFSNYLIPTSMDIPELEKIIIEDPESTGPFGAKGIGEPVMLGVAPAILNAIYDAVGVRINEIPVTPEILLRALKKSMI from the coding sequence ATGAAAAAACGAGGTATTGGAATAGGTACTATAATGTATGGCACAGGATATGGAAATGGTTTTCCAGATGTTTCAAAGGCAGTAGCAGAGCTTTGCATAGATGGCAGAGTGGCTATTTACGTAGGTGCAACAGAGGTTGGACAAGGAGCAAAGACTATAATGAGTCAAATTCCTGCGGAGATATTAGGTCTTTCCGTAGAAAATATTATATTTACTTGTGAGGACTCTAGCATAACTCCAGATGCAGGAACGGCAGCGGCAAGTAGACAAACATATAATACTGGAAATGCAATTAAAATAGCAGCAGAAAGTTTAAAAGAAGCTATACTTATAAATAGCAAAGAAAAGTTAGGGTTAAATACTACAATAGGTATGGAATTGAAAGATGGAAGAGTATTTGTAAGTAGTTTCCCAACTAAAAGTATATCATTAAAAGAACTGGCTCAATCTCTTGATGGTAATCCACTTAAAAGAGAAGGCAAATTTATTGCTCAGACAACACAAATAGATGTGGAAACAGGTCAGGGGGCGCCCTATTGGCCTTACACCTTTAGTGCATATGGAGTAGAGGTTGAGGTAGATACAAAAACAGGTATTGTAGAAATAATTAAAGCTGTTTGTGCCCAAGATGTAGGGAGAGCTATTAACCCAAAGCTAATAGAAGGGCAAATGGATGGAGGATTTGCAATGGGGCTGGGTTATGGAATATTTGAAGATCTAAACCTTAGAAAAGGTGAAATAAAACATGACCGTTTTAGCAATTATTTAATCCCTACTTCTATGGATATTCCAGAGTTAGAAAAAATTATAATAGAAGATCCTGAATCTACAGGACCCTTTGGTGCCAAGGGAATAGGTGAGCCTGTAATGTTAGGTGTTGCACCCGCTATATTAAATGCAATATACGATGCTGTAGGTGTAAGAATAAATGAAATACCAGTAACTCCAGAGATATTACTAAGAGCTCTAAAGAAAAGTATGATATAA
- the ade gene encoding adenine deaminase, whose translation MMYELKRRIDIAAGRLRPSLVLKNGKIVNVFSGEIIEGDIAIEGEKIVGIGNYEGVEEIDLGGKYVSPGFIDGHVHIESSMATPEQFARAIIPRGTTTIVADPHEIANVCGMEGIDYILESSKNIPLSVYVMLPSCVPATPFENAGAILKAEDLRRLINDERVLGLGELMDYPGVIKGEEDIIDKLIMAEGKTVDGHGPVIEGKDLNAYVVAGIKTEHECSTPEEMIDRLRLGMYILIREGSAARNLKTLIKAVNKENMRRCLFCADDKHPEDLLLKGHLDYNIRLAVEEGINPISAIQMATINAAECYGLKHLGAIAPGYDADIVILDDLKNFKVAKVFKRGKLVAQDNKALFSVTMGDYSKVTDTVNIKPVTEEDLRIKLESDTANVMRLLPHSLVTKRIIEKVSTEEGFFKYNKDRDILKLVVVERHKATGNIGLGLVENFHLKKGAIASTIAHDSHNLIVIGDNDQDILLAIEEVSKVGGGITIASNGKILKTLKLPIAGLMSTEPVENIKADLEEMLNIAYENLGVNREIEPFMTLAFLALPVIPDLKLTDMGLFDVKNFKFIELDATKDSI comes from the coding sequence ATGATGTATGAATTAAAAAGAAGAATTGACATAGCCGCTGGAAGATTGCGCCCTTCTTTAGTATTAAAAAACGGAAAAATAGTTAATGTTTTTTCAGGTGAAATAATAGAAGGAGATATTGCAATAGAGGGAGAAAAGATAGTTGGTATTGGTAATTATGAAGGAGTAGAAGAAATAGACTTAGGGGGAAAATATGTATCTCCAGGGTTTATTGATGGTCACGTCCATATAGAGTCATCTATGGCAACGCCGGAACAGTTTGCAAGGGCAATAATACCTAGGGGAACTACTACTATAGTAGCTGATCCCCACGAAATAGCTAATGTATGCGGTATGGAAGGAATAGATTATATTTTAGAATCAAGCAAAAATATTCCACTTAGTGTTTATGTTATGCTACCATCTTGTGTTCCTGCAACTCCATTTGAAAATGCAGGAGCAATTTTAAAAGCTGAGGATTTACGAAGATTAATCAATGATGAAAGAGTATTAGGTCTAGGAGAGCTAATGGATTACCCTGGTGTTATCAAAGGGGAAGAGGATATTATAGATAAACTAATTATGGCAGAGGGTAAAACTGTAGATGGGCATGGACCTGTAATAGAAGGTAAAGATTTAAATGCCTATGTTGTAGCGGGGATAAAGACAGAGCACGAGTGTTCTACACCAGAGGAAATGATAGATCGACTAAGACTTGGTATGTATATATTAATTAGAGAAGGCTCAGCTGCTAGAAATCTAAAAACATTAATAAAAGCCGTAAATAAAGAAAATATGAGAAGATGCCTTTTTTGTGCAGACGATAAGCATCCAGAAGATTTACTCTTAAAGGGTCACCTGGACTATAATATTCGCTTAGCAGTAGAGGAAGGGATTAATCCAATTAGTGCTATTCAAATGGCAACAATTAATGCTGCTGAGTGCTATGGTTTAAAACATCTAGGAGCTATTGCACCTGGGTATGATGCAGATATTGTAATTTTAGATGATCTAAAGAACTTTAAAGTAGCGAAGGTATTTAAGAGGGGTAAATTAGTTGCACAAGACAATAAAGCCTTATTCAGTGTGACTATGGGAGACTACTCTAAAGTTACAGACACAGTTAATATAAAACCAGTAACGGAAGAAGATTTGAGAATCAAACTAGAGTCAGATACTGCAAATGTTATGAGACTATTACCTCATAGTCTTGTTACTAAAAGAATTATAGAAAAAGTATCAACAGAAGAAGGTTTCTTTAAATACAATAAAGATAGAGATATTTTAAAGTTAGTAGTAGTGGAAAGACATAAGGCCACTGGAAATATAGGTCTTGGATTAGTGGAAAACTTCCATCTAAAGAAAGGTGCAATAGCTTCTACAATAGCACATGACTCCCATAATTTAATTGTAATAGGAGATAACGACCAGGATATTTTATTAGCAATTGAAGAAGTTTCAAAGGTAGGAGGAGGCATAACTATTGCGTCAAATGGTAAAATCCTAAAAACCTTAAAACTACCTATTGCAGGATTAATGTCTACAGAACCTGTTGAGAATATAAAAGCAGATTTAGAAGAAATGCTTAATATAGCATATGAAAATTTAGGTGTAAACCGTGAAATTGAACCTTTTATGACTTTAGCATTTTTAGCTTTGCCTGTTATACCAGATTTAAAATTAACAGATATGGGACTCTTTGATGTTAAAAACTTTAAATTTATAGAACTAGATGCAACTAAAGACTCAATTTAA
- the yqeC gene encoding selenium cofactor biosynthesis protein YqeC — MKLIEALGLKEPILITLIGGGGKTTTLFRLGEELSHSDESVMLTTTTAMFMPSSSTYDLSIITKSADEAKKRIKENLNIKRILLGKEITTENKLKGFTPEEMDEIYKENKGRWFLVEGDGSNGRSLKVPDIHEPQVPSTSGITIILIGTDILGKEINKENVHRHHLISELIQKCGSNVDKKLIIDLAVHPLGITKGIPNDSKKVILFNKVRSNTDSFLCLCKLSSEILQKSDNIKHILLGEVQDKDPILEVLGGKI; from the coding sequence ATGAAACTAATAGAAGCCCTAGGGCTAAAAGAACCTATCTTAATCACATTAATTGGGGGTGGTGGTAAAACCACTACCCTCTTCCGTTTGGGAGAGGAACTGTCACATTCCGATGAATCAGTTATGTTAACTACAACAACTGCCATGTTTATGCCATCATCTTCTACATACGACCTTAGCATTATTACTAAAAGTGCTGATGAAGCTAAAAAAAGGATTAAAGAAAATCTAAATATAAAGAGAATATTGTTAGGTAAAGAAATTACTACTGAAAATAAATTAAAGGGGTTTACCCCTGAAGAGATGGACGAAATATATAAAGAAAATAAAGGGCGTTGGTTTCTAGTAGAGGGAGATGGATCTAATGGCAGAAGCTTAAAAGTACCTGATATCCATGAGCCACAGGTGCCCTCAACAAGTGGTATAACTATAATTTTAATAGGGACAGATATTTTAGGAAAAGAGATTAACAAAGAAAATGTGCATAGGCATCATTTAATTAGTGAGCTTATACAAAAATGTGGAAGTAATGTGGATAAAAAACTAATTATAGACTTGGCTGTACATCCATTGGGGATAACTAAGGGTATTCCAAATGATAGTAAGAAAGTTATTTTATTTAACAAGGTTAGAAGCAATACGGACAGTTTTTTATGTTTATGTAAGTTATCCAGTGAAATATTACAAAAAAGCGATAATATAAAACACATACTATTAGGAGAAGTCCAAGATAAAGATCCCATTTTAGAAGTATTAGGGGGAAAAATATGA
- a CDS encoding nucleotidyltransferase family protein has protein sequence MIGIILAAGYSRRMGTNKLLLPFRNKRIIEVIIEEAISSKFEKVYIVCRNNEIKDIASKYPINIVINERAHEGQSTSVVEAIKEAGDNADSYMFLMGDQPLIHRDFINEMIDFYYSNSSSILVPLYNGKRGTPVVFSSNWRTEILKLKGDEGGRQIIKKNIEEVLEYRVDIEDLGRDIDNREDYESILL, from the coding sequence ATGATAGGCATTATTTTAGCGGCAGGTTATTCTAGAAGAATGGGGACTAATAAATTATTGTTACCCTTTAGAAATAAAAGAATTATTGAAGTGATAATAGAGGAGGCAATATCTTCAAAGTTTGAAAAGGTCTATATAGTCTGTCGTAACAACGAAATAAAAGATATAGCTAGTAAATACCCTATAAATATTGTAATTAATGAAAGAGCTCATGAAGGACAAAGTACTTCTGTAGTTGAAGCAATAAAAGAAGCGGGAGATAATGCTGATAGTTATATGTTTTTAATGGGAGATCAGCCATTAATTCATAGGGATTTTATAAATGAGATGATAGATTTTTATTATAGCAACAGCTCTTCTATACTTGTTCCATTATACAATGGTAAGAGAGGTACTCCTGTAGTTTTTTCATCTAATTGGAGAACAGAGATTCTTAAGTTAAAAGGAGATGAGGGAGGAAGACAAATTATTAAGAAAAATATTGAAGAGGTGTTAGAATATAGAGTAGATATAGAAGATTTAGGTAGAGATATAGATAATAGAGAGGATTATGAAAGTATTTTATTATAA
- a CDS encoding polysaccharide deacetylase family protein: MIKKAILLIVLIISLIISVNLAVRSIYTSNIEEPSVESSANPSAITEVEKDPQSPKPVNSNNTDDTEVAQHIPVLMYHHLLKNDENIFKNNSSILSVESFQEHMELLYKEGYTTLTLKQLENFLLKKEQFPKKSVVITFDDGYKSNYKYAYQILKQYGFVASIFMITDKISDTTVPFDPTQLQYLSWEEMELSKDVFEFVGHSHNLHHLDNNGKSYLISKPKEEITEDLRKNLEIIHNPYFAYPYGHYNSETIEILQNLGYKMAFTINEGSVKPGDHLFELKRHSIFPYTTIQNFLEKLK; the protein is encoded by the coding sequence ATGATAAAAAAGGCAATTTTGTTAATAGTATTAATTATTTCTTTAATAATATCTGTAAATTTAGCTGTTAGAAGTATATATACATCTAATATAGAAGAGCCATCAGTTGAGTCTAGCGCCAATCCATCTGCCATTACTGAGGTTGAAAAAGATCCTCAGTCGCCTAAACCCGTAAATAGTAATAATACTGATGATACTGAAGTTGCTCAGCATATACCAGTTTTAATGTATCACCATCTACTTAAAAATGATGAAAATATTTTTAAAAATAATTCCTCTATACTATCAGTTGAAAGTTTCCAGGAACATATGGAGTTATTATACAAGGAAGGATATACGACCTTAACATTGAAACAACTAGAAAACTTTTTACTAAAAAAAGAACAATTTCCTAAGAAGAGTGTTGTTATCACTTTTGACGATGGGTACAAAAGTAACTATAAATATGCCTATCAAATTTTAAAACAATATGGATTTGTTGCTTCAATCTTTATGATAACAGATAAAATTTCTGATACAACAGTTCCCTTTGACCCCACTCAATTGCAATATCTTAGTTGGGAGGAAATGGAGTTAAGCAAAGATGTTTTTGAGTTTGTAGGCCACAGTCATAATCTCCATCATTTAGATAATAATGGGAAAAGTTATTTGATATCTAAGCCAAAGGAAGAAATAACAGAGGATCTAAGGAAAAACTTAGAAATTATACATAATCCATACTTTGCATATCCTTATGGTCATTATAATAGTGAAACTATTGAAATTCTACAGAACTTAGGATATAAAATGGCTTTTACAATTAATGAAGGTTCTGTAAAACCTGGAGATCATCTATTTGAACTCAAGAGACATTCTATCTTCCCATATACTACAATCCAAAATTTTTTAGAAAAGTTAAAGTAG